The following is a genomic window from Phaseolus vulgaris cultivar G19833 chromosome 6, P. vulgaris v2.0, whole genome shotgun sequence.
tgtttacaGTGAATCAGACGTGTATAAACTCACTTCAAACATCTGATATATTAGTTTATGTGACGTAGATATCAGTGAAATTAAAAAGATACATGTTGAACATAGAATTTTCATATTATCATCAAAGAACAACTtctacattatcccaaatgtatcgcataaattttatataattttcatcattcacaCATAATTGTTGGAGTTTGAATTTATCTTAGTTGAATAAGTCACCTGTAGTGAAGTTTGTTTCCTAGTTTCTAGCTTGCTtatgttattttgtttatttctcCTGTAAGGCTATATAATGCCATGATCCTTGATTTAATAAATTATCACTTTCAGCTTTATATTTcacatttggtatcagagcaaaTACCTGTGTGAGAAAGTGATTGAGAGAGATATCTGAGAGATCTGAAAAATTTGTGCAGCTGGCCATCTCAAAATTTGATGGCCATTACGATTTTTGGTCCATGACGATGGAGAATTTTCTGAGAAGCAGAGAATTGTGGAGCCTGGTGGAAGATGGGATTCCGGCGATATCGATCGGAACATCACAGGCAAGTGAGGTGCAAAACAAATATGTAGAAGAGGCGAAGTTGAAGGATTTGAAGACCAAGAATTTCCTGTTCCAGTCCATTGACAGAGAGATTCTGAAAACTATTCTTGACAAAGGTACCTCTAAGGCGATCTGGGAATCCATGAAAAAGAAGTATCAAGGCTCCACAAAAGTGAAAAGGGCGCAATTGCAAGCTTTGAGAAGAGAGTTCGAATTGCTGGCCATGAAAGAAGGAGAGAAGATCGACACTTTCCTAGGAAGAACCTTGAAGGTAGTGAACAAGATGAAGGTGAATGGTGAAACAATGGAGCAGAGCACGGTCGTGAGCAAAATTCTCAGATCACTAACCTCGAGATTCAACTATGTGGTGTGTTCAATTGAGGAATCAAATTATCTGAGCACGATGAGTCTCGATGAATTACATGGCAGCCTACTTGTCCATGAGCAGGGAATGAATGGATATGTACAAGAAGAGTTGGCACTAAAAGTGCATCAAGATGAAAAACCTAGTAGGGGAAGAGGTCGCGGAATGGTCCGAGGAGGACGCggtagaggaagaggaagaaacgcggtagaggaagaggaagaaacgCTACAAATGTCACCAGTTAGGGCACTATCAGAACGAGTGTCCCGAATGGGAGAAGAAGGCGAATTATGCTGAactagaagaagaagaagaacttCTCTTGATGTCTTATCTGGAGAAACATCAGGAAAACAGAGAAGAAGTTTGGTTTCTTAACTCCGGATGCAGCAATCATATGACCGGATGCAAAGATTGGTTTTTTGATTTGGAAGAAGGTTTCAATTGATCTGTGAAACTTGGAAACGACACAAGAATGTCGGTGGTGGGAAAAGGAAGCATGAGAATACAAGTTAACGGAGTCACCCAAGTCATACCTGATGTTTATTATGTTCCAGATCTCAAGAATAATTTACTAAGCCTTGGACAATTGCAAGAGAGAGGCTTGGCAATTTTGATTCGTGATGGAACCTGCAAAGTATATCATCCCAAGAAAGGTGCAATCATGGAGACTAATATGAGTGGAAACAGGATGTTTTTTCTTCTAACATCCAAATTGCAGAAAAACATGATGTGCTTGAAGACATAAAAGGAGATCGAGAAGGAGACGAATTTGTGGCATCGCCGTTTTGGGCATTTAAACCAAGAAGCTCTAAAACAACTTGCACAAAAAAAGATGGTTATTGGACTATCGATGCTGAAGTCCACGAAGGAGATATGTGTGCGGTGTGTCTGACTGGAAAACAACACAGAATATCAATGTCAAAAGGAGCTTTTGGCGTGCATCGAGACAACTGTAGTTGGTGCATTCGGATATATGTGGTCCGATTACACCAATTTCACACAGCGGAAAGCGGTACATTTTAACTTTCATTGATGATTTCACTAGAAAAACTTGGGTTTATTTTCTCCATGAAAAATCAGAGACACTCATCACCTTCAAGGCTTTCAAAGCAAGTGTTGAAAAGGAGATTGGAACCTTCATCACTTGCCTGAGGACAGACCGCGGAGGGGAATTCACGTCTACTGAATTCGGAGAATTTTGTAAAACTCATGGTATCACCAGGCAATTGACGGCTGCATTTACGCCACAACAGAATGGAGTGGCAGAGAGGAAGAATAGAACAATAATGAATGCGGTACGATCTATGCTGAGTGAGAGACAAGTCCCAAAGGAATTTTGGTCTGAAGCTACAAGATGGAGTGTGCACATCCAGAATCGATCTCCAACAGCAGCAGTAGAAGACATGACACCTGAAGAAGCTTGGAGCggttgataagtgtctaatttcagtaatatttcatattaaaatataggcacttatgaggatttattgctaatttacatataaaataatccctaatttatgaatttatacctttttacatttttcatgatctttatttgaataagagtattttattcccaaatttggtgttaattgcagatttctaaggaagattggagatttggattaaagatgaatgacttgagccaaaaagataaagatagaaggtcccagaatggaaaaagatgcaaagaaagattgggccttttttatgttttatcatttagcccattagcgcgacataggaaacaacctaaccctagaaaactaggataaatagagggctagaggaaaacaccatagagtgaattgtaacccaattgggagaatggaaggtgatagaagtatgcgtggctaattctaccctttgggattgggagtaatctgctcaaactcttatgtattgaggtgatattttatatattaatattcagttcttgattgattattggtattgttgttttacttttaattctccgtgacaaattgagaatcttaaatctgaccgggaggtatttttagggttcggacctaaacaacaatacttaacatatttgagtgctaggaatagacttgaaatgttaattgctattaaacgtctgagcttcgttctaagttgttcttataagtatgcgagggatcgatagttagggaacattcttaaggattttatatgcgaggaatcgatataaatgatttttatacgggcatcaatttcaattaaagaacttaatattaacatgctaatcaaaatacatgagagtgagagagatgaaacttaatcccaatttttccaattgaagcaactaattctttgtttgttttcttattgatcagtgccaacataatcacttcacactcttttttattgttctgttgttatatttagcgaatattgtactcgatgattcactgttctttgtgggatcgatatccgtccttagggacaattattacttctgacaaacgcgatGCACATCCAGAATCGATCTCCAACAGCAGCAGTAGAAGACATGACACCTGAAGAAGCTTGGAGCAGTTCAAAACCTGAGGTGAAGCATTTTCGTGTATTTGGGTGCATAGCATATGTGCACATACCTGATCAGAAGAGGAGAAAACTAGATGACAAAAGCAAGAAATGTATTTTTCTCGGAGTCAGTGAGGAATCGAAAGCATGGAGACTGTATGATCCGGTTACGAAAACGATCGTGATAAGCAAagatgtagtgtttgatgaagacaaaagTTGGGATTGGCATCAAACTGGTGTAAAAGAGAAAATACTCGACTGTGGAGAAGAATAACAAAATACAGACATGGTCTGTGCTCCGTCAACCGCAAATTCATCGCCTTCTGGTTCGTCTTCATCTTCAGCATCTGATGGTAATTCGACACCGCCAAGCCCAGTCTCTCCTCTGCCCAGTTCAATTTCGTCATCTccatcaagatcaattgaaagAGAAGTGGTTACAGGCCCGCGGACAAAGAGAACACCGGGTTATTTGGCTGATTATGTCACGGGTGAAGGAGAACATGAGGAAGAAAGCTTATCGGTTATGTTATTGATGATGATGACAGAAAATGATCCAATCAAATTCAAAGAAGCAATGAAAGACAAGGCGTGGAGAGAAGCAATGAAAAACGAGATCGAAGCGATCGAGAAAAACAATACATGGGAGCTAACTATCTTACCTGCAGGTTTTACACCAATTGGAGtgaaatgggtatataaaacaAAGCTGAATGAAGATGGTAAAGTCGACAAATACAAGGCGAGGTTGGTAGCAAAGGGATATGCTCAGTGTTATGGCATATACTATACCGAAGTCTTTGCTCCGGTGGCGAGGCTCGATACGATTCGAACTATACTTGCGATTGCAGCACAATCAAATTGGGAAATCTTCGAATtagatgtcaagagtgcatttctacATGGGGAACTAAAAGAGAATGTGTATGTACGACAACTGGAGGGATTTATAAAGACAGGAGAAGAGGAGAAAGTGTACAAGCTGAGGAAGGCGTTGTATGGGCTCAAACAAGCCCCAAGAGCTTGGTACAGCCGTATTGAAGGATATTTCTTGGATGAGGAGTTTGAGAGGTGTCCGAGCAAGCATACTCTATTCACCAAGACGAAAGGAGGTAAAATTCTCATTGTCATCTTGTATGTTGATGACTTAATATTCACTGGAAATGATAGAGCTATGTGTGATGAGTTTAAGAAGTCGATGATGATGGAATTTGAGATGTTAGATTTgggaaaaatgaaatattttcttgGGGTAGAGGTGAAGCAGAGTGTTAATGGGATTTTTATTTGTCAAAAACGGTATGCTCATGAAGTTTTAGCAAGGTTTGGAATGGAAGAAAGTAATGCTGTTAAGAATCCAATTGTGCCGGGAACGAAGCTCACAAAAGATGAGGATGGCGAGAAGGTGGATGCAATCATGTTCAAGCAATTGGTTGGGAGTCTTATGTATCTAACAGTAACCAGGCCAAATTTAATGTATGGAGTATGTCTCATAAGTCGATTCATGGCAAATCCAAGGATGTCACATTGGCTTGCTGCGAAGAGGATCTTAAGGTACTTAAAAGGTACAATGGAACTTTGAATCTTCTACAGGAAAAGTGAAAGCAGCAGTACGAGACTTATGGCATTCACGGATAGCGACTACGCTGGCGATTTGGATGATCGGAAAAGCACAACAGGCTGTGTGTTTTTGATAGGGTCTGGTGCGATTTCTTGGGCATAAAAAAACAGCCTGTTGTTGCCCTTTCCACCACTGAGGCCGAATATATTGTTGTTGCCTTTTGTGCTTGTCAATGTGTGTGGATTAGAAGGATCTTAGAGAATATTAGAGCTGAAGAAAAGTCTGCAACCGTCATTTATTGTGACAGCAGTTCGACGATTGCTTTATCCAAACATCCCATTCTTCATGGGAAAAGTAAGCATATTGGAGTAAGGTTTCACTATCTCAGAGAGCTAGTGAATAGCGAAACTGTTAAGCTGGAGTATTGTGCAACCAGAAACCAAGTTGCGGATATCTTTACGAAACCGTTGAAGCTGGAGCAGTTCGAGAAGTTGAGAGCATCACTTGGAATTGTTAACTTGTCTGATGTAAACTTAATTCAGGATAGTTAAGTTTAAGGGAGGGTATGTTGGAGTTTGAATTTATCTTAGTTGAATAAGTCACCTGTAGTGAAGTTTGTTTCCTAGTTTCTAGCTTGCTtatgttattttgtttatttctcCTGTAAGGCTATATAATGCCATGATCCTTGATTTAATAAATTATCACTTTTAGCTTTATATTTCacaataatttctattattcaAGAATATTTCCAAAgtaaaaaacaacacttaactACCAAATTgtcaaaatttattaatatttatacatgtgCATACAACATATAATCAAacaaattcattaaataaatatttatgcaaaagaaattgaaacttATGACCACCTCACATTCACATTCATATCttataacataaaatattattagaagTTAAAGTTACGCTTATTTAAATTGTTCGTTTTCGAGacaactttaataaaaaataagtgattttataaagtaaatattttaaaaaaaaattatgatcgGATAATATCAGTGGAGCATTCATGAGCTACATCAATGCACGATTAAATTCtaaaagagatgaaaaaaaaagttagagaaATAAAAAGGGGAGAGAGAGAAACTTTGTGTGTGTTTGTTTACATCCATCATTTTCAAAATACTAAATTTACCCTTGTCTGTTATTCGTCTGACAACAACTGGATCTTCCATTTTAGGGAAACTTTGTGCTTTGGGGTTAAAGGTTGATGCGTGAAAGCTTGAGAAAATTAGTCACCTGTATTCTTGAATTCTTGGGG
Proteins encoded in this region:
- the LOC137833518 gene encoding uncharacterized protein; this encodes MENFLRSRELWSLVEDGIPAISIGTSQASEVQNKYVEEAKLKDLKTKNFLFQSIDREILKTILDKGTSKAIWESMKKKYQGSTKVKRAQLQALRREFELLAMKEGEKIDTFLGRTLKVVNKMKVNGETMEQSTVVSKILRSLTSRFNYVVCSIEESNYLSTMSLDELHGSLLVHEQGMNGYVQEELALKVHQDEKPSRGRGRGMVRGGRGRGRGRNAVEEEEETLQMSPVRALSERVSRMGEEGELC